In Panicum virgatum strain AP13 chromosome 4N, P.virgatum_v5, whole genome shotgun sequence, a single window of DNA contains:
- the LOC120670626 gene encoding serine/threonine-protein phosphatase 2A activator-like: MSNPGSSPTSASAHHDHAHTPLCRPCGATTTAPTPAPWSGTSDSPPPAYRPIRLPAINAPTNTASIALSPVPQPLPVPPAAPPHAFQTPTKRIASPDDIARFHASLHGRHFLGFVAALSASVHGRKLSDPLPAPPSAAVSALLDLISALTALVASAPPLPHNSRYGNPAFRLWHEKLTDSASDLIARITSTAASPADLAGAEVELAPYLLDSFGNATRIDYGTGHETNFAAFLYCLARLGLITEPDYPAVVLRVFAAYLSFMRTLQDTYQLEPAGSHGVWGLDDFHFLPFIFGAAQLIDHKYMKPKSIHNPDILENFSKEYMYLACVAYVKKIKKGPFAEHSPMLDDISGVPNWKKVNSGLLKMYKAEVLEKVPIMQHFLFGSLIKWED; the protein is encoded by the exons ATGTCCAACCCCGGCTCGTCCccgacctccgcctccgcccaccACGACCACGCGCACACCCCGCTCTGCCGCCCCTGCGGCGCAACCACCACGGCTCCGACCCCGGCCCCCTGGTCGGGGACCTCCGACTCCCCGCCGCCTGCGTACCGCCCGATCCGCCTCCCGGCCATCAACGCGCCCACCAACACCGCCTCCATCGCCCTCTCCCCAGTcccgcagcccctgcccgtgcccccggccgcgccgccccacgCCTTCCAGACCCCCACCAAGCGGATCGCCTCCCCCGACGACATCGCCCGCTTCCACGCCTCCCTCCACGGCCGCCACTTCCTCGGCTTCGTCGCCGCGCTATCCGCCTCCGTCCACGGCCGTAAGCTCTCGGACCCGCTCCCGGCTCCCCcgtccgccgccgtctccgcgcTCCTCGACCTCATCTCCGCCCTCACGGCACTCgtcgcgtccgccccgccgctcCCGCACAACTCTCGCTACGGGAACCCGGCTTTTCGCCTCTGGCACGAGAAGCTCaccgactccgccagcgacctcaTCGCGCGGATCACGTCCACCGCCGCGTCCCCCGctgacctcgccggcgccgaggtCGAGCTCGCGCCGTACCTTCTCGACTCCTTCGGCAACGCCACCCGCATCGACTACGGGACGGGGCACGAGACCAACTTCGCCGCCTTCCTCTACTGCCTCGCCAGGCTCGGGCTCATCACCGAGCCCGACTACCCTGCCGTCGTGCTGCGCGTCTTCGCAGCCTACCTCAGCTTTATGCGTACGCTGCAGGACACGTACCAGCTGGAGCCTGCGGGCTCCCATGGCGTGTGGGGCCTTGATGATTTCCACTTTTTGCCCTTCATATTTGGGGCTGCGCAGCTTATCGATCACAAGTACATGAAACCCAAGTCGATTCACAACCCGGATATATTGGAGAACTTCTCCAAGGAGTATATGTACCTGGCATGTGTCGCGTATGTGAAGAAGATAAAGAAGGGGCCCTTCGCAGAGCATTCACCGATGTTGGATGATATCAGTGGTGTGCCCAATTGGAAGAAGGTAAATAGTGGGCTGCTCAAGATGTACAAGGCCGAGGTGCTTGAGAAAGTGCCGATCATGCAGCATTTCCTCTTTGGTTCGCTAATCAAATG GGAGGATTAA
- the LOC120669142 gene encoding aspartyl protease family protein 2-like, which yields MYAPLRLPRALVVGVGTGNGRQDYLFKVVDTSSNLIWMKCKGCDPHSPQRHRLFDKTASPTFRLVPGTDPFWQPPYWSEFNGQACAFRVDGPRERRVIGATAVARGLTRFSYCLFHGGGDANRRRQGFLRFGTDVPRNPRYRTTKILPALGARNESSGHYVRLVGVSLGARRLDGIRPEMFARRDDGQGGCVIDLVTPLTVMAREAYDVVEAAVWSDLAHYGAERVELSGYGLCVRASSEAMKGRLPSLSLHFPEEEAALVVSPEQLFLMADDEEQGRIACLAMKPGRRTVIGALQQVDTRFVFDLKDSKLSFASELCIQDTVQDV from the exons ATGTACGCCCCGCTACGCCTGCCGAGGGCCTTGGTCGTCGGCGTCGGTACCGGCAACGGGCGACAGGACTACCTCTTCAAGGTCGTCGACACCTCGAGCAACCTGATCTGGATGAAGTGCAAGGGGTGCGACCCGCACTCCCCGCAGCGCCACCGGCTCTTCGACAAGACGGCCTCGCCGACGTTCCGCCTCGTCCCGGGCACCGACCCGTTCTGGCAGCCGCCGTACTGGTCCGAGTTCAACGGGCAAGCGTGCGCGTTCCGCGTCGACGGCCCGAGGG AACGACGGGTCATCGGCGCGACGGCCGTGGCTCGCGGGCTGACGCGGTTCTCGTACTGCCtcttccatggcggcggcgacgcgaaccgccgccgccagggcttCCTCCGATTCGGCACCGACGTCCCGCGCAACCCGCGCTACAGAACCACCAAGATCCTGCCGGCGCTCGGCGCCCGGAACGAGTCGTCGGGGCACTACGTTCGCCTCGTCGGCGTCAGCCTCGGCGCCCGCAGGCTCGACGGGATCCGACCGGAGATGTTCGCCCGCCGCGACGACGGGCAAGGCGGGTGCGTGATCGACCTCGTCACGCCGCTGACGGTGATGGCCCGGGAGGCGTACGACGTCGTCGAAGCGGCCGTGTGGTCGGACCTTGCGCACTACGGGGCGGAGCGGGTGGAGCTCTCCGGCTACGGCCTCTGCGTCCGAGCATCGTCCGAGGCGATGAAGGGGCGCCTCCCGTCGCTGTCGCTTCACTTtcccgaggaggaggcggcgctggtggtCTCGCCGGAGCAGCTGTTCCTGATGGCGGATGACGAGGAGCAGGGGCGGATCGCGTGCCTTGCCATGAAGCCGGGACGCCGAACCGTCATCGGCGCATTGCAGCAGGTGGATACGCGGTTCGTCTTCGACCTCAAGGACTCCAAGCTTTCCTTTGCATCGGAGTTGTGCATCCAGGACACCGTCCAAGACGTTTAG